DNA sequence from the Alphaproteobacteria bacterium genome:
CGCGGCCTCGGCGAGCTTCGGGTCAAGGAAAGCGACCGGCTTGCCATGGTCGCGAAGGGGCTCGAGGCGGCGGGCGTGACATTCGCCATCGAGGGCGACGATTTGATCGTCGAGGGCAACGGCAAGCCGCCGCGAGGCGGCTGCACGATCGCCACCGCGATGGATCACCGCATCGCCATGAGCTTTCTGGTCATGGGCATGGTGACGCAGCAGCCGATATCCATCGACGATGGCGGCTTTATCGACACCAGCTTTCCTGGCTTCGTGGATTTGATGAACGGATTAGGGGCGGCCATCGCGCCATGATTATCGCCATCGACGGCCTTGCGGCTTCCGGCAAGGGAACCATCGCCAAAATGCTGGCCGCGCATTTCGGCTTCGCTCATCTCGATACCGGCCTGCTTTACCGGGCGGTGGGCGTGGCGGTGCTGCGCGCGGGCGGCGACCCCGGGGATTCCGGCGCGGCGGAAGCGGCGGCCAGATCGCTCGATCCCGCCGCGATGCTGGCGGCGGGCGAAGACCCGGCGATGCGCAGCGCCGAGGCTGGCGAAGCGGCCTCCAAGGTTGCCGCGATTCCCGCCGTACGGGCGGCCTTGCTGGACTTTCAGAGAAATTTCTGCGCCAAGCCCCCCGGCGGCAAAGGCGCGGTGCTGGACGGGCGCGATATAGGCACCGTGATCGCGCCCGCCGCCGAGGTTAAGATTTACGTCACCTGCGCGCCGGAAATCCGCGCCGCGCGGCGCGCCAGGGAATTGCGCGGGCGCGGCGACCAGGTGACCGACGGGGAGGTTCTGGCGGCGATGCAGGAGCGCGACGCCCGCGATCAGGCGCGGGGCGTGGCCCCCGCCGTGCCCGCCGCCGATGCCGTCTGGCTCGATACCGGCAGCCTCGATATCGGCGCGGCGTTCGCGGCGGCGCTGGCGATCGCGAATAAAAAAAACGTGTAGCCTCCGCCTCTTAGCGCGGGGCGGGAATAACGGCGGGCGTGCGGCTGCGTCTGTTGAGCTTGAGATCCGCAATATCGTCTTCGCCGTCGACATGCTCCGGACTGAACCCCCGTGCGTAATCGATGGGGCGGACGGGCTGGCGATAATCGCTGATATCCCTGCGGCGATGCTCCAGGGCCGTTCCGATATGCGTAATATATAAAGACATAAATCCTCTTTCTTAATAAAGATCGGTGTGATCATAACATCCGGGAATAGTTTCATGGAATCCTAAATGAGCCGGACGGAAACAGGAAAGCCTTGCCAATGCCGCCGCGCTGCGGCATAAAAGCCCCGCGTTCGGCATGTTGCTGAGCGCCCGCCTGTTTTCGGCTCCGTAACGGTTTCGCTTTCCGCCGGATGCCAGACAGGCCCGATCAACCCCGAGCCAAAGCGAGCGAAAGATATCATCATCATGGCAGCGTCAGCCGCGAAGCGGAAATTCCGCGAACACGACATCCAAACCCCCACCAATCAGAATTCAGGCGAAAATTTCGCCGCCATGCTCCATGAGACCATGGGCGGCAGCGGCGGCCTTGAAGGCAGCGTGCTGCGCGGCCGCGTGCTCGCGATCACCGCCGACGTCGCCGTCGTCGATGTCGGGCTGAAATCCGAAGGCCGCATTCCGCTGCGCGAATTCGCCGTTCCCGGCCAGGCCGTGGAGCTCAAGGTCGGCGACATGGTCGACGTGTTCCTCGAGCGCATGGAAGATCGCAACGGCCAAGCGATGCTGAGCCGCGAAAAGGCCAAGCGCGAAGAAAGCTGGATCGCGCTCGACAAGGCTTTCGCCGGCCAGCAGCGCGTCACCGGAATCATCTTCGGGCGCGTCAAGGGCGGCTTCACGGTCGACCTCGAAGGCGCGGTGGCGTTCCTGCCGGGCAGCCAGGTCGATATCCGCCCGGTGCGCGACATCACGCCGCTGATGGGCACGCCGCAGCCTTTCCAGATTCTCAAGATGGACCGCGCGCGCGGCAATATCGTCGTCTCGCGCCGCGCCGTGCTGGAAGAAAGCCGCGCCGAAGCCCGCACCGAACTCGTCGCCAACCTCAAGGAAGGCCAGATCCTGCAGGGCGTCGTCAAGAACATCACCGACTATGGCGCGTTCGTCGATCTCGGCGGCGTCGATGGCCTCCTGCACGTCACCGACGTGTCGTGGAAGCGCATCAACCATCCGTCGGAAGCCTTGCAGATCGGCCAGCAGGTCACCGTGCAGGTCATCCGCTTCAACCAGGAAACCCAGCGCATCAGCCTCGGCATGAAGCAGCTCGAGACCGATCCGTGGGACGGCATCGCCGCCAAATTCCCGGTCGGCACCCGCATGAAGGGCCGCGTCACCAACATCACCGACTACGGCGCCTTCGTCGAGCTTGAAGCCGGTGTTGAGGGCCTGGTGCATGTGTCCGAAATGTCCTGGACCAAGAAGAACGCGCATCCCGGCAAGATCGTCTCGACCAGCCAGGAAGTCGAAGTCATGGTGCTCGACGTGGACAGCTCCAAGCGCCGCATTTCCCTCGGCCTCAAGCAATGCATGGAAAATCCGTGGGAGAAGTTCGCCGCCTCGCACAACGAAGGCGACATCCTGGAAGGGGAAATCCGCAACATCACCGAGTTCGGCCTGTTCGTCGGCCTGCCCGGCGATATCGACGGCATGGTTCACATGTCCGATATCTCCTGGAACAAAGCGGGCGAAGAAGCGATCCGCGATTACGCCAAGGGCCAGAACGTCAAGGTCAAGGTTCTCGACATCGATCCGGAGAAGGAGCGCATCAGCCTCGGCGTCAAGCAGCTGGCCGAAGACCCCTTTGAAAGCGTTTCGGTCAACTTCAAGAAGGGCGACGTCGTCACCTGCACCGTCAGCGCCACCAATGACGGCGGCGTCGAAGTGACGCTCGGCGGCGAGGCTTCGGGCTTCACCGGCTTCATCAAGCGCGGCGATCTCGCCCGCGAACGTTCGGAGCAGCGCCCCGACCGCTTCGCCGTCGGCGAGAAGGTCGACGCCAAGATCACCAACATCGACAAGGCGGCCCGCAAGGTCACGCTGTCGATCAAGGCGCGCGAGGCCGACGAAGAGAAGCAGGCGATGGAAGAGTTCGGCTCGCAGGATAGCGGCGCGTCGCTCGGCGATATCCTCGGCGCGGCGATCAAGAAGGCGCAGAAGAAGGAGGACTAATCCCTCCGCTCTCTGCGCGACATTAAGCCGCCGCGGTCCTCAGGACTGCGGCGGTTTTTTTTCGGCATGCGCCAGAAACTGCTCCAGCAGCGCCTGCAGCCTCTTTTCCGTCTTCTCGTCCTTGAGGCGGCCGTCGTCGCCGAAAGCCTGATAGGCGCCCGGCAGGCCCATCATGCCCGGAAAGACATGGACGCCGAGAACCTCGAACGGCACGCGCGTATGCCAAAGGCTGCGCACCCCGCCGAGCGCGCCCGGCGACGCCGCCAGCAGCAGCAGCGGCTTGCCTTCCAGCGAGACTTGCTTTTCGCGCGACAGCCAGTCCACGACATTTTTAAGAATGCCCGGAATCGAGCCGTTATATTCCGGCGTCGAAATCACCAGCGCGTCGGCCGCAATGATTTTAGCCCCGAGCGCGGCGGTTTCCTTGGGAATTCCCGATCCGGTCTCGATATCGCCGTCATAGGGCGGCATCGGATAATCCTTGAGGTCGAGAAGCTCGGTTTCGACGCCGGGACGGGCCTGGGCCAGCCTTGCCGCCTCGCGCGCCAGCTTTTTGTTGCAGGAATCTTTCCTCAATGAACCGGCGAACAGCAGCAGTTTCATGGTCGGCTCCGTGGGTAATGGGGTTTGGCGCGGGGACGGGGAGAGTATCTTACATGTCGGGGGCCTGCAATGCGGCTCATTCGCCGGGCTGGCCCCTGCGCAAAAATCTTTTCTCCCCAAAGGCTTACTTGACGCCGCGCTTGACTCGGCGGTTGCGGTTTGGCAACCTTTGGATCAATCGATTACCCGTCGCACAACCGCATCGTCACGAGGAGATGGCCGCGATGACCAAGTCGGACCTGATTTTGCGCCTCGCCGAGAAATATCCGCATCTCCTGCAAAAGGACATCGAGCGCATTGTCGCGACCTTATTCGGCGAAGTGACGAATGCCTTGGCAAGAGGCGACCGGGTGGAACTGCGCGGCTTCGGCGCGTTTTCGGTGAAGAAGCGCGACGCGCGCCAGGGCCGCAATCCCCGCACCGGCCAGAGCGTGGCGGTGTCGCAGAAATTCGTGCCGTTCTTCAAGACCGGCAAGCAGCTTCGCGACAGGCTCAACGGCATCGAGCCGAATAAAGACGACGATTAATCGCATGAGGCCGGGCTGCAAATCGCGTTGGCCTGCGCTTCCGCTGCTCACGTACCCTAAAAGTACGTTGCGCGGCGGTTCTCGACCAACACGATTTTCGCCACGGCCTGATGCGATTAAGGACTGAAACGATGAAAATCCTCTGGCGCTATTTTTCCTGGCTGTTCAGCATTCCGCTTCTCGCTTTCGCGATATGCTTTTCCGTCGGCAACCGCGAGCCGACGATTATCAGCCTGTGGCCGTTCGATATCGAGCTGGCGCTGCCGATCTACCTGCTGGCGCTGGTGCCGCTGGCCTGCGGCCTTATTTTCGGCGCGGGCATGCAATGGTTCGTCGATCTGCGCCACCGGGTCGCGGCGCAGCGTCTCGGCAAAGAAGTGGCGCGGCTCAAGGCGGATATCGCCACGCTCAAGGCCGAGGCGGCGCTGCGCCAGATTTCCGGCGGTCAGCCCCCGGCTCCATCCAAAAACCCGCTCAAGCTGATCGCCGGGCTGCGAGCGAAGTCGTAATTTCAGCGTTGAAGAGTAAGAACCTGACGCCAGAGCGGCCGGACGATGCACTGGCCCTGACTGAGGCCGCTCAGCACGGCGTCGCGCTGCGGCCCGGCGGCGGGGAGGTTGAAAATTTCCCCAGGCTTGTTCTCCGGCCCGTCCGCGCATTGAAGCGCGGCCTCGCCGCGCTCGGCGCGGGCGATTTTCTCGGCGAGCGGAAGGCGGGTCATTTCCAGAGTCCGATGGATATATTCCCGCGTCACATAGCCGGTGGCCATAAGAGTAACCGCGAGAGCCGTGCCGATCACGTGAAGATTGCGGGACAAAAATCCCTTGCGTGGGCCGACTTCCCCGGCGGCGCTGCGCAGATCCTGCGTGATGGGGCGGGTTTCGCTCATGAGCGTCATAAAGCCATAAAATCCGCCATATACCAAGCAAAAGAGTTGCGGCCCGGCCGGTTTCATGTTGGTTAATGCGGCTGGTGTATTTCTATGGGGACGGGATCATGACCAATCCGGTTTTCTGCGCGCTCGACATGCCTGATCCCGCTGAGGCCGCGACGATGGCTTTGCAGGTCGCGGGACATGTCGGCGGGATCAAGCTCGGCCTCGAATTTTTCATGGCGCAGGGCCCCGGCGGAATCGCTAAAGCCCGCCCGCCGGGTCTGCCGTTTTTTCTCGACGTCAAGCTGCACGATATTCCCAACACGGTCGCGGGCGCGTTAAAATCGCTGCTGCCGCTTAAGGCCGATTTCATCACCATCCACGCCAGCGGCGGCGCGGCGATGATGCGCGCGGCGCGCGATGCGGCGGCACAAGCGCCGGGCGCGCGTCCGAAACTGCTGGGCGTGACGGCGCTGACCAGCCTCGATGGCGGCGATCTCGCCGCCGTCGGCCAGGATCGCGACGTGACCGCGCAGGTCGTCAGGCTGGCGAAACTGGCGCAGGATTCCGGTCTCGATGGCGTGATTTGCGCGCCGACCGAAATTTCAGCGTTGCGCGCGGCGTGCGGAAAAGACTTCATCCTGATGGTGCCCGGTATCAGGCCGTCTTGGGCGGCGGCGGGCGACCAGAAGCGCGTGATGACGCCGCGCGAAGCCATGGCGGCGGGCGCGACCTATCTGGTCATCGGCAGGCCGATCACCGCCGCGCCCGATCCGGCAGATGCGGCACGGAAAATCGCCGAGGAACTGGCGGGTTGATTGACTCCCGGCCGGGGGAGAATAAAATGCCGGAAATGTCATTCTTGCAGGGAGCATCCATCATGACCCGTTTTCTCGCGACCCTGTGCGCATGCCTGCTGCTGTCTTTCGCGGCGCGGGCGGCGGATACGATCAAGCTCGGCATCGGCTATCCGATGAGCGGCGAGGTCGCCAGCCTCGGCGCAGATGTGCGCGCGGGCTTCGATCTCGCCCTCGAGGATATCAACGCCAAGGGCGGGCCGGCGGGCAGGAAGATCGAGGCGCAGTTCGAGGACGATGTCTGCGATCCCAAGACCGGCGTGATCGTCGCGGGGCGCTTCATCGCCGCGAAGAAAGACGCGGTGATTCATATCTGCAGCACGGTCTGCATGGCGGCCGGGCCGCTTTACGCCGAAGAAAACATCCCCTTCTTCAATATGTGCAATGCCGACGGCATAACCGCGCAAGGCTTCGGCAATGTCGCGCGCGCCTGGATGAGCAATATGCGCGTGGGCGGCGCGCTCGCCGCTTTGGCCGCCAAGCACCTTCCCAAAAAGAAACTCGCCGTGCTCTATGCCGCCGACGCTTACAGCAGGAATCTCGGCGAGGACATGATCGCGGTGCTGGACAAGGAATACGGCGTCAAGCCGGATTTTACGCTCAGGCTTGCCGGGCAGGAGCAGGACTTTTCCTCCATCATCACCCAGCTGAAGGATGGCGGCATCGAAACCGTCTATCTCGGCTTCTGGCCCAAGGGAATCGGCATGTTCCTGCGGCAGGCGGACGCGGCGGGCTACCGGCCCCAGTTCCTGAGCAACGATGTCGCCAATGGCGATGAAATCATCAAGATCGGCGGCGCCGGTTCCGACGGGCTGATTTTTACCATGCCGCCCGATCCGAAAGACTTTCCGGAAGCGGCGGATGTCATGAAGGCGCTGGCGGCCAAAGGCTTCGCGGGCCGTCCCTATGCCGTCTATTCCTACATGATCGCGCAGATTTACGCCCAGGCGGTGGAAAAGGCCGGCAGCGCCGCGCCGGACGCGGTGATGAAGGCGGTCAAGGGCAATGCGTTCGACACCGTGGCCGGCAAGGTTTCCTTCACGCCGAACGGCGACATGACCGGCCTCGAGATGCAGTATTTCCAATGGCGCGGCGGAAAATACGCGCCGTGGAAGCCGTAGGAATCCGCGCCGTCAGCGAAGCGCGTGAACCCTTACCCCGCGCTCGGCGAACATTTCGGCGGCGGCTTCCATGCTGCGGCGGTATTTCTTTTTGAGTTTCGGGTAATAGCGCAGCGCGCCTTCCGGCACGCAGACCCAGCGCACCCCCGCCTGGATGATATCGTGCGCGCAGGTATGACAAGGCGGCAGCGTCGAATATATCCTGCAGCCCTTCAGGTTTTTCAGGCCGAATTCCGCGCGCCTTTCCTGCGCCAGCGCCAGGGCGCGCTTTTCCGCGCACATGAACCACAGGCTTTTCTCGCCATGCTTGAATCGCGCGGGCAGAAGGGCGACGCCGTCCGGCGGCTCGTTGACGGCGGCGGCGATCAGGTCCTTCGCGCCGGGCGAGGTGATGACCGCCCCGACCTTGACGCTCGGATGCGGCGACAGGACGGCGGCGCGCGCGGCGAGCTCCAGCCACTGCCGGTCTTTCATCAGCGGGCCTTTCGCGGCGCGGCGCGGCGGTTTCTTGGCGGGGGATTTCTTCTTCATGCAAGCCCCATGCGACAGGGCTATTCAGCATAGGTCCCAAAACTTGCCGGTTGGTTAAGAGACCATCTGCAAAGTCATGATGCCGGGCTGCAAACCACACTTTTCTGCGCTTCCGCTGCTCACGTATATTAAATACGCTGCGCTGCGGTTCTCGAAAAATATGGTTTTCGCCACGGCCTGATGATTTTTCAGATGGTCTCTAAAGCTTGATTCCGGCTTCCCGCGCCAGATCGGCAAGGCTGCGCTCCGGACGCGGGCCGAAATGGCCGAGAAC
Encoded proteins:
- the cmk gene encoding (d)CMP kinase, with amino-acid sequence MIIAIDGLAASGKGTIAKMLAAHFGFAHLDTGLLYRAVGVAVLRAGGDPGDSGAAEAAARSLDPAAMLAAGEDPAMRSAEAGEAASKVAAIPAVRAALLDFQRNFCAKPPGGKGAVLDGRDIGTVIAPAAEVKIYVTCAPEIRAARRARELRGRGDQVTDGEVLAAMQERDARDQARGVAPAVPAADAVWLDTGSLDIGAAFAAALAIANKKNV
- a CDS encoding LapA family protein, translating into MKILWRYFSWLFSIPLLAFAICFSVGNREPTIISLWPFDIELALPIYLLALVPLACGLIFGAGMQWFVDLRHRVAAQRLGKEVARLKADIATLKAEAALRQISGGQPPAPSKNPLKLIAGLRAKS
- a CDS encoding NAD(P)H-dependent oxidoreductase, which codes for MKLLLFAGSLRKDSCNKKLAREAARLAQARPGVETELLDLKDYPMPPYDGDIETGSGIPKETAALGAKIIAADALVISTPEYNGSIPGILKNVVDWLSREKQVSLEGKPLLLLAASPGALGGVRSLWHTRVPFEVLGVHVFPGMMGLPGAYQAFGDDGRLKDEKTEKRLQALLEQFLAHAEKKPPQS
- a CDS encoding deaminase; the encoded protein is MKKKSPAKKPPRRAAKGPLMKDRQWLELAARAAVLSPHPSVKVGAVITSPGAKDLIAAAVNEPPDGVALLPARFKHGEKSLWFMCAEKRALALAQERRAEFGLKNLKGCRIYSTLPPCHTCAHDIIQAGVRWVCVPEGALRYYPKLKKKYRRSMEAAAEMFAERGVRVHALR
- a CDS encoding branched-chain amino acid ABC transporter substrate-binding protein: MTRFLATLCACLLLSFAARAADTIKLGIGYPMSGEVASLGADVRAGFDLALEDINAKGGPAGRKIEAQFEDDVCDPKTGVIVAGRFIAAKKDAVIHICSTVCMAAGPLYAEENIPFFNMCNADGITAQGFGNVARAWMSNMRVGGALAALAAKHLPKKKLAVLYAADAYSRNLGEDMIAVLDKEYGVKPDFTLRLAGQEQDFSSIITQLKDGGIETVYLGFWPKGIGMFLRQADAAGYRPQFLSNDVANGDEIIKIGGAGSDGLIFTMPPDPKDFPEAADVMKALAAKGFAGRPYAVYSYMIAQIYAQAVEKAGSAAPDAVMKAVKGNAFDTVAGKVSFTPNGDMTGLEMQYFQWRGGKYAPWKP
- the ihfB gene encoding integration host factor subunit beta; the protein is MTKSDLILRLAEKYPHLLQKDIERIVATLFGEVTNALARGDRVELRGFGAFSVKKRDARQGRNPRTGQSVAVSQKFVPFFKTGKQLRDRLNGIEPNKDDD
- the pyrF gene encoding orotidine-5'-phosphate decarboxylase, with amino-acid sequence MTNPVFCALDMPDPAEAATMALQVAGHVGGIKLGLEFFMAQGPGGIAKARPPGLPFFLDVKLHDIPNTVAGALKSLLPLKADFITIHASGGAAMMRAARDAAAQAPGARPKLLGVTALTSLDGGDLAAVGQDRDVTAQVVRLAKLAQDSGLDGVICAPTEISALRAACGKDFILMVPGIRPSWAAAGDQKRVMTPREAMAAGATYLVIGRPITAAPDPADAARKIAEELAG
- the rpsA gene encoding 30S ribosomal protein S1, which codes for MAASAAKRKFREHDIQTPTNQNSGENFAAMLHETMGGSGGLEGSVLRGRVLAITADVAVVDVGLKSEGRIPLREFAVPGQAVELKVGDMVDVFLERMEDRNGQAMLSREKAKREESWIALDKAFAGQQRVTGIIFGRVKGGFTVDLEGAVAFLPGSQVDIRPVRDITPLMGTPQPFQILKMDRARGNIVVSRRAVLEESRAEARTELVANLKEGQILQGVVKNITDYGAFVDLGGVDGLLHVTDVSWKRINHPSEALQIGQQVTVQVIRFNQETQRISLGMKQLETDPWDGIAAKFPVGTRMKGRVTNITDYGAFVELEAGVEGLVHVSEMSWTKKNAHPGKIVSTSQEVEVMVLDVDSSKRRISLGLKQCMENPWEKFAASHNEGDILEGEIRNITEFGLFVGLPGDIDGMVHMSDISWNKAGEEAIRDYAKGQNVKVKVLDIDPEKERISLGVKQLAEDPFESVSVNFKKGDVVTCTVSATNDGGVEVTLGGEASGFTGFIKRGDLARERSEQRPDRFAVGEKVDAKITNIDKAARKVTLSIKAREADEEKQAMEEFGSQDSGASLGDILGAAIKKAQKKED